One genomic window of Conexivisphaerales archaeon includes the following:
- a CDS encoding glycosyltransferase family 4 protein — protein sequence MKVILVGPNKPIGGISSHVRSLASGLARLGNEVHILPKIDADNPSTFLYFLRRLISNQDITHIHGLQSFNPIIVSLLAKVMTSTRTVVTVHGFGGESGWWSVAPEREAMKQLVSRMDLCITISKYVEERFRRFTGNRARIVTVYCGVDTSFFSPSVDGNIIRRKLGLEQKFVVLFVGRLAWNKGLFDLIEAIGRAKHRAKAVHLIICGKGKLGDAIRRRVNELDLEKYVSMVGLVKEEELPSYYASSDVVCFPSTFEPFGLVPLEAMSMAKPVVACRVGGIPESIVHYKTGILVPPHSPDDIADALVELAFNPSLRKEMGVEGRNIVKEKFSVETMSKSIHDYYCKLE from the coding sequence ATGAAGGTAATACTTGTAGGACCGAATAAACCCATAGGTGGGATAAGTTCACATGTTCGGTCACTCGCTTCAGGTCTAGCAAGACTTGGAAACGAAGTTCACATTTTACCCAAGATAGATGCCGATAATCCGAGCACATTTCTATATTTTCTGAGGAGACTGATTTCAAATCAGGACATTACACACATACACGGATTACAGTCGTTCAATCCTATAATAGTATCTCTTTTGGCAAAGGTCATGACAAGTACGCGAACCGTAGTAACGGTTCATGGATTTGGAGGAGAGTCAGGGTGGTGGAGCGTTGCACCAGAAAGAGAAGCTATGAAGCAACTGGTTTCTAGGATGGACCTTTGTATTACTATCTCAAAATATGTCGAAGAAAGATTTCGAAGGTTCACAGGTAATAGGGCAAGAATAGTCACTGTATACTGTGGAGTAGACACTTCGTTTTTCAGTCCATCAGTGGATGGCAACATCATCCGTAGGAAGCTGGGCCTTGAGCAAAAGTTTGTTGTCCTTTTTGTTGGAAGGCTCGCCTGGAATAAAGGCCTCTTCGACTTGATAGAAGCCATCGGCAGGGCAAAGCATAGGGCAAAAGCAGTTCACCTGATAATATGCGGCAAGGGAAAGCTTGGTGATGCCATTCGGAGAAGAGTGAACGAGCTAGACCTCGAAAAGTATGTGTCGATGGTTGGTCTGGTCAAAGAGGAAGAGTTACCTTCGTATTATGCGAGTTCAGACGTAGTATGTTTTCCAAGCACATTTGAACCCTTCGGCCTAGTGCCGCTTGAGGCCATGTCGATGGCGAAACCTGTGGTTGCTTGCAGGGTTGGAGGCATTCCTGAATCGATAGTTCACTACAAGACAGGTATTCTTGTCCCTCCACATTCTCCTGATGATATTGCAGATGCCCTAGTCGAACTTGCGTTTAATCCCTCCTTGCGGAAAGAAATGGGTGTGGAAGGCAGAAACATCGTGAAGGAAAAATTTTCGGTTGAGACAATGTCCAAGAGTATCCACGACTATTATTGCAAACTGGAATGA